The genomic DNA ACATAGCGAAAGGGGCGCCCCGATTGCGGGGCGCCCCTTTCGTTTTCGTTGCCGATCAGCGGTTCGACGTCGCCTTGGTGCGATTCACATGGGTGTGCTTGACGGTGGTGTCGACCTGGGGAGCGGTCGCCTTCTGGTGCATCTGATCTACCCAGAGGTGGTGGTCCACTCCGGCTGAGGCGGGTGCAGCCAGGCCCAGGAGGGCGGTGGCGAGTCCGCTGACGAGCACTGCGGGAATTCCGAACTTTTTCATTAACTTCTATCCTTTTGGGAACACATTCCACCGTGAGTCAACCTGCTGACCTGGGGGTTTATTCCTACTAAACGCCGGCGGGCGGGGTGACAGTGGTCACCCCACAGTCGGCGGAGCCTCAGTGGCTCTGGTGCACAGTGGTGTCGACGTGCGGCACGGTCACGTGCGGGCCGATTTGATTCAGCCAATCGTGGTGGGACACATCGGCCGAAGCCGGGCCGGCCAGGCCCAGGACTGCGGCGGCCAGACCGCTGGCGACAACTGTTCCGATCCCAGCCCTAATTCCGAACTTCTTCATTCTCACTACCTCTTTCCGATCTCTTTTCTTGATTAGTTCAACTAAAGCTGAAGGCGGTTGATTTCCCGATCGGCGACGTTGGCGGCAATTGACCGCTCGCTGGCAGAAACACGTCAGCCGGACCCGAACGGGCGGTAGCCGACCCGGTTGACCCGTAGTTATTCGCCCGCCGTATACAGGAGGGGAGTTGTGCCGTTTTGTGGCCCGTTATCGAGGAGGAATCCCCATGCCAGGAGTGCAGGATCGCGTCGTCGTCGTCACCGGAGCCGGTGGAGGATTGGGCCGTGAATACGCCCTGACGCTGGCCCGTGAGGGCGCCAGCGTCGTCGTCAACGACCTCGGCGGTGCCCGTGACGGGTCCGGCGCCGGCCACAACATGGCCGATGAAGTGGTGGCCGAGATCAAGGCCGCCGGTGGCCGGGCCGTCGCCAACTACGACAGCGTCGCCGAGCAGGCCGGCGCCGAGAACATCATCAAGACTGCGATCGACGAGTTCGGCAAGGTCGACGGCGTGGTGAGCAACGCGGGCATCCTGCGTGACGGCACCTTCCACAAGATGACGTTCGAGCAGTGGGACGCTGTCCTCAAGGTTCATCTCTACGGTGGCTACAACGTCATTCGGGCCGCGTGGCCGCACTTCCGTGAGCAGAGCTTTGGCCGCGTCGTCGTCGCCACCTCCACCAGCGGCCTGTTCGGCAACTTCGGTCAGGCCAACTACGGTGCCGCCAAGCTCGGCCTGGTCGGCCTGATCAACACGCTGGCCCAGGAAGGCGCCAAGTACAACATCAAGACCAACGCGGTCGCGCCGATCGCGGCCACCCGCATGACGCAGGACATCCTGCCGCCCGAGGTGTTCGAGAAGCTCACCCCCGAGTACGTCGCTCCGGTGGTGGCCTACCTGATGACCGAGGAACTGCCCGACACCGACTCGGTGTTCATCGTGGGCGGCGGCAAGGTCCAGCGCACCGCGCTGTTCCAGAACGACGGCATCACCTTCACCGAGGTGCCCTCGGTCGATGACATCGCCGCCAAGTGGGGCGAGATCACCGATCTGTCCGCCGCTCAGCAGGCCAGTTTCAAGCTGGGTTAGAGCGAGTGAAAGCGCTGGTAGCGCAGGCACTTACCGGTACATCCGGGCTGGTGTACGCCGACTTGGATGATGTGGCTGACCCTTCGGGAAATATGGTGGTCATCGACGTCGGCGCCGCCGGCGTCTGTTTCCCCGATCTGCTGTTGTTGCGCGGTGAATACCAGCTGCGGCTGGAACCGCCGTTCACCCCCGGCATGGAGGTGGCCGGAACGGTGCGCTCGGCACCCGAGGGCTCGGGATTCACACCGGGACAGCGGGTGTCCGCGATGACGATGCTGGGCGGTTACGCCGAGCAGGTGGCGGCCCTGCCGGCCAACGTGATCCCCACCGCCGACGGGCTTGATGACGGCCAGGCAGCGTCGCTGCTGGGCAACTACTACACGATGCAGTTCGCGCTGGCCCGTCGCGGCGGTCTGGTGCCAGGGGAGACCGTCCTGGTTCTCGGCGCGGCCGGCGGCATCGGTGCTGCGTCGATCCAATTGGCCAAAGCCATGGGCGCCAAGGTCATTGCGATGGTGCACCGGTCCGGGGCCGAGGAATTCGTGTCGTCGCTTGGTGCCGACGTGGTGTTGCCGCTGACGGACGGCTGGCGCCAGGCGGTAATGGACGCCACCGGAGGTGAAGGCGTCGACCTGGTGGTGGACCCGATCGGCGGCGCGCCCTTCGACGACGCCATCCGGGTGCTGGCACCCGAAGGTCGGCTGCTGGTCATCGGATTCGCCGCCGGCGGCGGGATCCCGACGGTCAAGGTCAACCGGCTGCTGCTGCGCAACGTCAGTGTGGTCGGGGTCGGCTGGGGCGAGTTCGTGCGTCGGAGGCCGGCCGCCCAGGCTCAGGTCGGGGCCGAGCTGACGAGGTTGGTGGCCGCCGGGCTGCGTCCGCCGCCGCCGGTGCGGTTCCCGCTGTCCGAGGGTGCGGCCGCACTCGATGCGCTGGCCAACGGGCAGGTGCGCGGGAAGTTGGTCCTGGAGCCCTGATGAGCGCTTGCGCGAAGAACATCGAGCCCTAGCATGAAAGCCCTCGCCTTCGATGTGTTCGGGACCGTCGTGGATTGGCGGTCCAGCATCATCGGTGAGCTGGAAGCTTTCGGCAAAAGCCACGGGCTGCATGGGGATTGGCCGGCTTTCGCCGACAATTGGCGGGCCGGCTATGCCCCGGCGATGGACCGGGTGCGCCGCGGTGAGCTGGCGTGGACCAGGATCGACGATTTGCATCGCGCGATCCTGGTCAACCTGCTCGACGCGGCGGACATCCGGGCCTCCGACGCTGACATCGACCACCTCAACCGGGCCTGGCACCGGCTGGATCCCTGGCCGGATTCGGTGGCCGGGCTGACCCGGCTCAAGCAGCGCTACGTCATCACGACGTTGTCGAACGGCAACGTCTCACTGCTCACCAACATGGCCAAACATGCCGGGCTGCCATGGGATTGCGTGATCTCGGCGGAGCTGTTCCGGCACTACAAGCCCGACCCCGAGGCGTATCTGGGCTGTGCCGACCTGCTCGACATCGCACCTGAGGAACTGACGCTCGTCGCCGCCCATCCTTCTGACCTGCGCGCGGCTCGCGCGGCCGGGCTCGGGACCGCCTATGTGGCCCGGCCCCTGGAGTTCGGGCCCGATGGGGCACCGCACGACGTCGCGTCCGACGACTTCGACATCATCGCGACGGATTTTGTCGACCTCGCCGACCAGCTCGGTGCGTAGCGTAGGGGTGTGGACACCGCATCGAGTCAGGCACTGCGCAAGGCACTGGATCTCCTGATCGATCCGCCGGCCGAGCCGGACGTCGGCAAGGGGTATCTCGACCTGCTGGGCGACGGCAGCGACGCCCCGAAGAACGCGGGATTCATCCAGAAGGTGTGGGCGTCCCCGCTTGGGTCGAAGCTCTACGACAACGCTCAGGCCCTGGGCCGCAAGCTGATGACGGCGTGGCAGGAACCCACCGAATGGCTCAACATCCCGCCCGGCGGCCTCGCGCTCGATGTGGGTAGCGGTCCGGGCAATGTGACGGCCGCGCTCGCCCGGTCGGCCGGGCTGGACGGGTTCGCGTTCGGTGTGGACATCTCCGAGCCGATGCTCGCCCGCGCGGTCGAGGCCGAAGCGGGCCGTCAGGTCGGTT from Mycobacterium sp. DL440 includes the following:
- a CDS encoding SDR family oxidoreductase, translated to MPGVQDRVVVVTGAGGGLGREYALTLAREGASVVVNDLGGARDGSGAGHNMADEVVAEIKAAGGRAVANYDSVAEQAGAENIIKTAIDEFGKVDGVVSNAGILRDGTFHKMTFEQWDAVLKVHLYGGYNVIRAAWPHFREQSFGRVVVATSTSGLFGNFGQANYGAAKLGLVGLINTLAQEGAKYNIKTNAVAPIAATRMTQDILPPEVFEKLTPEYVAPVVAYLMTEELPDTDSVFIVGGGKVQRTALFQNDGITFTEVPSVDDIAAKWGEITDLSAAQQASFKLG
- a CDS encoding NADPH:quinone oxidoreductase family protein; translation: MKALVAQALTGTSGLVYADLDDVADPSGNMVVIDVGAAGVCFPDLLLLRGEYQLRLEPPFTPGMEVAGTVRSAPEGSGFTPGQRVSAMTMLGGYAEQVAALPANVIPTADGLDDGQAASLLGNYYTMQFALARRGGLVPGETVLVLGAAGGIGAASIQLAKAMGAKVIAMVHRSGAEEFVSSLGADVVLPLTDGWRQAVMDATGGEGVDLVVDPIGGAPFDDAIRVLAPEGRLLVIGFAAGGGIPTVKVNRLLLRNVSVVGVGWGEFVRRRPAAQAQVGAELTRLVAAGLRPPPPVRFPLSEGAAALDALANGQVRGKLVLEP
- a CDS encoding haloacid dehalogenase type II, translated to MKALAFDVFGTVVDWRSSIIGELEAFGKSHGLHGDWPAFADNWRAGYAPAMDRVRRGELAWTRIDDLHRAILVNLLDAADIRASDADIDHLNRAWHRLDPWPDSVAGLTRLKQRYVITTLSNGNVSLLTNMAKHAGLPWDCVISAELFRHYKPDPEAYLGCADLLDIAPEELTLVAAHPSDLRAARAAGLGTAYVARPLEFGPDGAPHDVASDDFDIIATDFVDLADQLGA
- a CDS encoding methyltransferase domain-containing protein; its protein translation is MDTASSQALRKALDLLIDPPAEPDVGKGYLDLLGDGSDAPKNAGFIQKVWASPLGSKLYDNAQALGRKLMTAWQEPTEWLNIPPGGLALDVGSGPGNVTAALARSAGLDGFAFGVDISEPMLARAVEAEAGRQVGFLRADAQKLPFRDGVFDAVTSIAVLQLIPDAEAALAEMVRVLRPGGRMAIMVPTATNRGPARLLSKGGARFFAEDELADRFEELGLERVRSKSMGTMQWVRGQKP